A stretch of DNA from Halanaerobiales bacterium:
GGAATTGGTGAAGTAAGGGCTCAGGCTATTAAAGATGGATTAAGACGTCTGCGGGATCAAGTATTATTGGACAGACATATTTGACATTTGTCTATAATTGACGGATTTATATTTTATTGATATAATAATATCGATATTCAAAATTTTATTTTAGTAATAAAAGAAAGTGAGGTTTTAAATAAATGTTTGATAAAGGAGATAAAGTTGTTTATCCAAATCATGGTGCTGGAACAATTGAAGGTATAGAAACAAAAGAAATTCTTGGTGAGGAAAAAAAATATTACACTATGAGATTGCCAATCGGTGATATGAAAGTTATGATACCAGTAGATAAGGTAGATGAAATTGGAGTAAGAGAAGTAATTGATGCAGAGGAAGCTGATAATGTAATTGAATTGTTAAAAGGTGAAAAAAGCAAAATGTCTCAAAACTGGAATAGAAGATATAGAGCTAATCAAGAAAAACTAAAAACTGGTGATATATATGAAGTTGGTGGAGTAGTTAGAGACCTTACTATTCGTGATGAAAGAAAGGGTCTTTCAACTGGTGAGAAAAAAATGTTAAGTAATGCCAAACAGATTTTAATTAGTGAATTAGTTTTAGCGAAAGATGCTACTGAAGAAGAAATCAGAAGTACTATTGAAGAAGCTTTTGAAAACAATCCTCATATTCAGGAGGAAGAGGAAGAAGATTAATTTTATATTTTGTTAAATTATTATCATATGTTTAGTTTAATATAATAGGAAGGAGGTGATAGGATGGTGAAAAAAATAATGAGAGCTATTCTTGGGATAGTAGGAGCAGTTATTGGTTTTAATACAGTTTATGTATTAGGCCTTGCAAGTGACTTGAACTTATCCTGGCAAAATATTGATAATTTATTTTTAAGCACACAATTTCTCGGAGTTATAATTGGTGGATTTATAGGTGTATTTTTATTATCCTATTTTGTAGAAAGAATTTTAAATTTCATTTTAAATTTTGAGTATAGTATTAAAGAAATAACCTGGAAAAATGCAATCATCAGTGTAATTGGACTAATAATAGGACTAATATTTGGAGTGATCATCAACTTTGCTTTTTCTGTAGGGAAAATTCCACAGGTTGGTTTGCCAATTCAAGTTTTAATAAATCTTATTTCTGCTTATATTGGCTTTACCCTTGCCTTAAATAAAAAAGAGGAAATTAATAATATCATTTTTGATTTTAATAAAAACAAGAAAAAAGTTAAAAAAGCAAAAGATGATTATGAGATTAGTAATAAAATATTAGATACTAGTGTTATAATTGATGGTAGAATTGCTGAAATTTGCAAAACTGGTTTTATAGAGGGGACACTTATTATACCTGAATTTGTTTTGGAAGAATTAAGGCATATTGCTGATTCTTCTGATGTATTGAAACGCAACCGAGGCAGAAGAGGACTTGATATTTTAAAACAGCTACAAAAAGATTCTAATATTGGAGTTGAAATTGTAGATAAAGATTTTGAAGAAATCCCTGAAGTTGATAGTAAATTGGTTAAACTTGCAAAAATAATGAATGCAAGAGTTGTTACTAATGACTATAATTTAAACAAAGTTGCTGAATTACAGGGCGTTTTTGTTTTAAATATTAATGAATTGGCAAATGCAGTTAAACCAGTTGTTTTACCAGGAGAAGAAATGGATGTTAAAGTAATAAAAGAAGGTAAAGAAGATGGTCAGGGTGTTGGTTATCTTGACGATGGGACTATGATAGTAGTTGATGATGGTATAAATCACATGGGAGAAAAAATTTCAGTACTTGTAACTAGTATTTTACAAACTGCTGCTGGTAGAATGATTTTTGCTAAACCTAAGGCCAGTGAAAAAGTAGCAGGATCATAATCAATAAAATTTAAATAAGGGGAATAAATATGAATATAGGTGCAATTATACCTGCTGCTGGGCAGGGAAAAAGGATGGAGAAAGATATTAATAAACAGTATTTACAATTAGGTGATCGCCCCTTATTGGCTCATACACTAGAAGTTTTTGCTAATAATAAAGATATTAGTCAAATTATTGTAGTTGTTAGAAAAAATGAAATGGATTATTGTCAAAAAAATATATTGGATAAATATAATTTTAAAGATATTAAATTAGTTGCTGGAGGAGAGACCAGACAGCAGTCAGTTTATGCTGGTTTGAAGGCCTTTTTGCCAGCAACTAATTATGTTATAATACATGATGGTGCCCGACCTTTGATATCCAAAAATTTATTAAATAAAGTTATAAAAAAAGCACCTCAATATAAGGCTTTGACAACTGCAGTTTCTGTAAAAGATACTATCAAAATAGTAAATAAAGAAAACTATGTAGAAAAAACCCCTGATCGTAATAGTCTTAAAGCTGTTCAGACTCCTCAAGCTTTTTCTTATGAGTTGATATATAAAGCTCATGCAAATTTTGATAGTAATTTAAAAGTTACAGATGATGCTTCTTTGGTTGAAAAAATGGGCCATAAGGTAAAAGTGATTCAGGGTGAAAATAGCAATATAAAAATAACTACTCCTATTGATTTAGTTTATGCTCAAAATATTTTAGAAAAAAATAATTAAGGGGAAGTTTGCAATGAGAGTAGGAATCGGATATGATATACATAGATTAGAAAAGGGCCATGATTTGACATTAGGTGGAGTAAAAATTCCCCATGATAAGGGGTTGATGGGACATTCTGATGCTGATGTATTAATTCATGCCTTGATTGATGCTTTATTAGGAGCTGCTTCTTTAGGTGATATTGGTAGACATTTTCCAGATAATGATTCAAAATATAAGGATATATCCAGTATAATTCTTTTAGAAAAAACTGTTGATTTACTTAAAAATAAAAATTATAATATTAATAATATAGATCTAATAATTATTGCTGAAAAACCTAAAATTATGCCTTATAATACTAAAATTGTGTCTAAATTAATTGAAACCTTAAGAATAGAAAAAAACATGATTAATTTAAAGGCTACAACTGCTGAAGGTTTAGGATTTGTTGGTAAGAAAAAAGGAATTGCTGCTAAGGCAATT
This window harbors:
- a CDS encoding CarD family transcriptional regulator, with protein sequence MFDKGDKVVYPNHGAGTIEGIETKEILGEEKKYYTMRLPIGDMKVMIPVDKVDEIGVREVIDAEEADNVIELLKGEKSKMSQNWNRRYRANQEKLKTGDIYEVGGVVRDLTIRDERKGLSTGEKKMLSNAKQILISELVLAKDATEEEIRSTIEEAFENNPHIQEEEEED
- a CDS encoding PIN/TRAM domain-containing protein gives rise to the protein MVKKIMRAILGIVGAVIGFNTVYVLGLASDLNLSWQNIDNLFLSTQFLGVIIGGFIGVFLLSYFVERILNFILNFEYSIKEITWKNAIISVIGLIIGLIFGVIINFAFSVGKIPQVGLPIQVLINLISAYIGFTLALNKKEEINNIIFDFNKNKKKVKKAKDDYEISNKILDTSVIIDGRIAEICKTGFIEGTLIIPEFVLEELRHIADSSDVLKRNRGRRGLDILKQLQKDSNIGVEIVDKDFEEIPEVDSKLVKLAKIMNARVVTNDYNLNKVAELQGVFVLNINELANAVKPVVLPGEEMDVKVIKEGKEDGQGVGYLDDGTMIVVDDGINHMGEKISVLVTSILQTAAGRMIFAKPKASEKVAGS
- the ispD gene encoding 2-C-methyl-D-erythritol 4-phosphate cytidylyltransferase, with protein sequence MNIGAIIPAAGQGKRMEKDINKQYLQLGDRPLLAHTLEVFANNKDISQIIVVVRKNEMDYCQKNILDKYNFKDIKLVAGGETRQQSVYAGLKAFLPATNYVIIHDGARPLISKNLLNKVIKKAPQYKALTTAVSVKDTIKIVNKENYVEKTPDRNSLKAVQTPQAFSYELIYKAHANFDSNLKVTDDASLVEKMGHKVKVIQGENSNIKITTPIDLVYAQNILEKNN
- the ispF gene encoding 2-C-methyl-D-erythritol 2,4-cyclodiphosphate synthase; translated protein: MRVGIGYDIHRLEKGHDLTLGGVKIPHDKGLMGHSDADVLIHALIDALLGAASLGDIGRHFPDNDSKYKDISSIILLEKTVDLLKNKNYNINNIDLIIIAEKPKIMPYNTKIVSKLIETLRIEKNMINLKATTAEGLGFVGKKKGIAAKAIVSIIKDENKE